The Sorangiineae bacterium MSr11367 genome window below encodes:
- a CDS encoding enoyl-CoA hydratase-related protein: MTLTTQPIFAEKAHAWGLVDAFESNSEALLRKHLLRLRRLSKPSIARYKTYINGLNDTLTALKPHAVAANKAVFSDANNLESIARYVTTGRFP; encoded by the coding sequence ATGACCCTGACGACGCAACCGATCTTCGCCGAAAAGGCGCACGCTTGGGGGCTGGTCGATGCCTTCGAATCGAACAGTGAAGCTCTCCTCAGGAAGCACTTGCTGCGCCTCCGGCGCCTGTCCAAACCATCCATCGCTCGTTACAAGACGTACATAAACGGCTTGAACGACACGTTGACCGCGCTCAAGCCGCACGCGGTCGCGGCCAACAAGGCCGTGTTCTCCGACGCGAACAACCTGGAGAGTATCGCGCGATACGTGACGACGGGGAGGTTTCCCTGA